The sequence below is a genomic window from Sebastes fasciatus isolate fSebFas1 chromosome 18, fSebFas1.pri, whole genome shotgun sequence.
gtagtataaaaagtgagaaagacatcTGATGgtgggtgggtccaacaaacacaggacttttaaccaggagaccgttgttgaccggtgttttgttttgtaagttacgttagtgacgtttgtcgtGAGGATTTAACGCTGTTTTTCTTTTACGTTTGTGACGCGTTTTCTGtggttgtgttacgttgtttccgtatgtgttTTACCTAGTCTACGttcttattttaaacccaaccatgacgttttccctcaccctaactaagtggttttcttgcctaaacctaactgcggacgttgcGAAAAGGCCTAATAACATGCCAAAcgtctgtgtaatgtcgtggtatttatgcGCCtccctgtgagaccgggttggttgATTCATGAGAGACTTTATTTGTTATCTGTGCTCTCCTCACTGATTTGAAGTGGGTGGGACTCAGTTGGAAAAAGATGATGTCACATATTTCATGTCATATGTCATTTaaatctgatcaaaccacacccacacagtgCTAAAGAAGGAGATTAACTGACTAGTTGaacgtttttttcttctttattttaattGCTGCTTATTAAAAGCTGTTTCACATCAAGCATTGATTTTCATCtgaaaaatcaatttttttgaCATCATCATTTTGACAGCATCAAATACGTTTTTATGCTGCAATCAAGCATATGCGACTGAAGCGTCAGACTGACTCTTGTGAAACTTGATGAAGTCATCTCCGAAGTTGATGATGGATTTCATTGAGCTCAGGATCAGTGAGTCAATGTCACTGTTGAGGTCGATTTCTTTATGGTAGTTCTTCACAGGGAAGATGCAGTTCATGGGAATACCCACATCTACACTGAACTGCTCcatctacatttaaaaaaatcacaacattTCTGTTCACAAATTACAGCTCAGAACGATCAAGACTTTTGTACTCACTGCACTGATCTGATTGGACGGTTGGACTGAGACAGAGGACACAGGCAGTGGCTCTTCTGAGGGAGGCTGCATCTCTATTTTCGTAATAtcagagaaagtttccaaacgagtcGCCATGATGGCACGGTTTGAAACCCGGGAGCAGACCACGGAGAAGAATGTACGAGCACGTACCCTCACTAGCTGTTCGTGGGTGCGGTAAacatttccatggtaacagcaAGCTCCACAAATCAGAGACTTTGCTGTTACACTTAGAATTGTGGGTAGTGTAGTATTTCTCCATGACATGGCGTTTTCCTTAAAACAAGATTGATATCACACAGACTTGTGGCTTCTATAGGAGCAGATATCGTTTCACAATCTCGTAGCTCGTGGTTAGTCTACCTTGGATGGTTACGACATTATGGCTAATAATCAAATCCACGATTCAGAATATGAATGGGATTTTCACTTCCTGAAcctcactgttgagctctataGCCAACAGTCTATGATCTGTATACAACAGCAGTAATCCTACAACAGGAACTTTGTGTTCCGTGTATTTGAATTGGCCAGGACCCCGGAAAGGAAGAATAAGTTGGATAGTGCTCATTTTCAACTGAGTCCATTTCTGTgcaaattcataatattatgaattaaACATACCTTTCCCTTCAGGTACTTGATCTTGTAGACATTCTTTAAATCATCTTTGATTTCAGGACAAGCTTCGTCAATCCTGGTgagaatggccacttgaggaaTCCCTGTCAGGACAAAAGGCAGAAAACTACTGAGTCCCGTACCTGACATGTATACAAACGGACCACAGCTGAATAATAGACCCGAGAATAGATCATTTTTATGTCAATGTCATGATGAcatcacggtgttagctggaggcgaaacaaaggaaagactggaggctaacaccagcagtgggctaaagttacacatctaaaatgtcatcttgctgtgttgttgggcgccagaatccagatatcacagacatctgagatgacaaactgtgattcgaggctctagtgAGCTACAATATCTACAATATCGATatggagagtaaatgttgctaatatttagccttctgctaaccgcagcCGATAGCTCACAACTGCGATTAGCaaccttttctctccatctctgaaacgctttgccgatattgtacgactctctttttgactgactttactgaaggatagttaactacaggcatccaaagatttatacgacttcaatttatctttacagcgctgccgttggccaccaacccgctggtcggacggctggctacttagctagcttagcttgcAAATTCCGCCATGCTgtcatgaaacacagaaaatgagccaaacAAAGTTCTCCAGCGGCGTAGGGGTCGgctaatctggtcccgttggttaatgttaactttctcaactaacacttgtgatcctggagagtgagtgacggCACATACTGAGAGAAACTAGTATTTTCttcagattaaataaataagccaacaatacttgctagccagcgttaactaacgtgttcagagagggaggcaataacgtttctcttcctgcttcagccccggcaccgacccgcttttgcttcagcaggaaaagccaacactaggatcagcagtgattcatggagagaccttcgtctggtcagctaacattactgccaagcagctgaaatatagagtgatattgtggttttagctgacgtgtgtcgcctcactgttttgagcgatgcccgagcaagcgcaagcccgacgctgactttcgttgatttaacggccacacgtgtcgctgttaacaagcatttctgaaagttacaaatagtccctttaacgccCCACCCACAAAATACCTcatcatggttactaacagaaaagaggtctataaagagagatttgtgcTCACCCAGTTCAGTGGCTTCCTCCCTGATCTCCCGAATCTTCTGCACAGTTTTCTCTATCACTTGAGAACCTGTGTTTGCAGGAACAACACAAACCAGAATGTGCACTTTGTCGTTGTCAGTCTGATGTTCGTTGTAGAAAGCATTAGGCCTAAGGTCCGTCAACGTTGATTCAGGACTGAACTGGAAAACAAGTTAAAATCGAGTTAAAGCACAATAAATGcactataaataaatgataataaaatttgcgtggaaaaaaaaatctgcaaagtttGCAGTAATTGTACCATGTAACCTTCCTTCACATGTCCCATCATAGCCAGTTTGACGTCATTCACAAGGACACCTTTGTGTGGATGCAGGCCCCTGATGTCATTGAAGACAAAAGGGTAAAAGGGCTCTGGGCCCATTTTTGGGATCTTGTAGGTTGTGTACTATAAAGCAAATATAGAGAAAAGTGCAGCAAATATTATCGCTGAGTAAAAATAAACGCATCAATACCGAGCTAGCATATAGTAAACTGTGTTAGATTCAGTGTTTCCGTTGGTAACATTTATCTTTGCAGCACTCCCGGAAGCCAAGCAATTTGACCGCTCAGAACGAGAACGCGCTTCGAACGGGCACTGCTCTAGTACTTAAAGTAAGTAAGTTAAGAATTTGGAACATTTCTCATGACCTTTACTTACTGAGAAGAAGAGGCAGTTTCAGTTGACTGAACTCAACCTTAACCACAATGGTTGCAGAATATTGTAGCTTTACAACTTTCTGTTTCTGTCAACTTTATTGCAGCCCAAAGTGATTCATAGTGCAAGATTAAAACAgcagagacaaaaaacaacacaaaaatcaaCATCAATAGAATAttgcaaaacaacaataaacaataaaatgttcaaataaataaaggtcAGTAGAATAAATAGGCACAAGAGATAGaaatattatgaaaatgaatgatTAAGTCTTAAAAGCTAAGGCAATAAATGATGAGCCACCTATCACCTGCTGTTGTTTTAAAATAATGCAATCTCATTTATCCATAGTTTTATTTCCCTTTGtctaaactatatatatatatatatatatatatatatatatagtccaaACATTGTTTACTTTGAAGTGACTTTAAGCTGCTGTTCTTATGGAGTTTTGTTATAACACTTTATTTCTCTTCCACTGCAAAGGCAGAAACCTCTCACTTTGTAACCTTTGGctaaaaagtagtaaaataaatacaaataaaagtttGCAAAGTTTTGGGATGTTTTCTTTATCAACACAATCAAAAGTTCCTCATACCTTTTTGGTGAAAGAGTCGCCAAAGGTGTTGGCCGCCAAAGCTTGTGCGTACATTCGGCCATGTAAGATACTTTGGACAGAGTTGATGAAACTGGACTTTCCAGCTCCAACCGGTCCGTAAAGAAGAATCCTGAGCAGCTGGCCTTCAGTCTGAGGTTTGTAGTCCTTCACATACTGCAGAACGCTGGATCTGTCTCTGCTCAGAGAAGGAGACGTTACATTAGAGTCATCTTATAGAAACTTCCCATGTTATGACCAGATGTCACTCAACAACTGGGAAGTTAATCAGGATATCATCAAATGAGGAAACAAACAGAACAGGTCCATCACAAGTATATTTATGACGTTTGTAAGTGAAAGATTTTGTTGAAAAAGGTGCAGATACTCACTCTCACTTTATGTCCCTCCATTGTTTCTCGAAAACTGATGAATACATGACAGATGttcagacaaaataaaagattGTGGAAATACAGTTATCGTGcaacaatgtgtagttttaaacaagaaatatgttatttttaaacAATCTTACATTGAGGAGCTGCTTCAGTTGTGGAAGGTCCACCTCCCATGACTGGagaataaaatacagtaaaactcTGAGTTCATATTTCAATGTGTGAGTGACACTCAaccaaacacataaaaaaacagcagcacaagACGCAGAGTTGAATCAAATTAAACTACATTATACTGAGAGACACAAAATctcaatattataaaaaaaaatgtgattaattttgcCATGATGATATCAGTTCTTACAATGATCATATTTTGTATATTCtattcaaaacaaataaaaagctaTTTCACAATCACAGGAAGCACAAATTTATTACGCGTTTGTGGATAAATGGAAGCGTCGTACCTGGGTTGTTGTTCTGGAACAAAGTGTAAGCCCGAATGTGAGCGTTGGACTAGGGGTAGTATTTTATGTAGCCGTCAGTTACACACACACCGGAAATTCACCGAAGTCTCTTCAGACCACAAGCCtcacattttcagttttattttcatCAGGATGTTTTCTACTTTTCTTAACGCCTTACCAAACGGTAAGGTTGGGGGATGGGATGTTTTGaagaagataaaaaaacaacagttgatgtcacatagaagtggtgtacatcatctgaaagccgGGAACTTGAAGACTAACTTGaggtgcagctcagcactgtgtgtcataTTGTTCTATTAataaatcaaaaacaaacatgaatgaattcattaattatttaaaattaattgtaaaagtttttagaacattatgatagaagtacaTGATGTTcatctccatgctctattatgtctcataagttgttgcagcaatttttgggttgatgctatttggtgctaaatttaacaatttttttaccaatcaagaattgataaaaatggtcaataatccctccaaaataccacattaaaggtctcatattatgctcatttccaggttcatagatgtattttaatgttgcactagaacatgtttacatgctgcaatgttcaaaaaaacctttattcttctcatactgtcagcctgcaTATACCAGCTCAGAGGCTCTGTTTGACAGAagctgattcacagcctgtctcctcccactctgctctgattggtcagcgtttctgtcaatcaaacatcctcaacaacacagcgtcaacTCCCCCTACCCAGAGAAGTTCgcggaaagagagagagctaagagagagggagaagcagAAGAGTTAATAAACTCATTtcaagtttataaaccagaaacttcacccagcgcacgttgccggaggaatctgatcagaaatcggcgacatatgatcaacatctgcggtccagattccaggttttcctgacggtttctctcaggtaaataatactatttatatctctgttagttaactcagtgtttacctcatgcatcaactctgtaaaccgtaaacatacactctgttttacgtctgtctttacagatccatctgtgagaaatgaccgacagaatcatcccagaggagaacagacagctgtgagcagacagctgagagcagacagctgtgagcagatagctgtgagcagacagctgagagcagacagctgagagcagacagctgtgagcagacagctgagagcagacagctgagagcagatagctgtgagcagacagctgagagcagatagctgagagcagacagctgagagcagatagctgagagcagacagctgagagcagatagctgagagcagatgggagatacagagctaacccattagcatgtagctacatgctaatgggttagctacatgctaccgctatgagacggtgtgtaaacacagcgaccatcagggtggaaaatagaagatgtgaaacagttcattatttctggtaaaagacacctgataaacgtctaaaagtaatcagagtaatggtgTTTTAGTTACAGTAGAAGCTGTcactgtgttaccatgactacagaccaccggagcttagttcaccggagctgaaagactttctcctgtaccatgtcaacataactaactaacaggtgggatgattaaaaatgctgtgaataattaatattgtcatctgtcaactcaaataaagtttgactgtgaaacagaaatgtgttgtgttgcttacagtcactatttactacctgtactctgctacatgcatgacatcaaatatatataatatataaatatcagctgtttaaacagtgtaattacataaagcctttgtgaaagaacatgttatatttagatgatgggagtacatgaagactgttctgctgctacactaacagtaggagctactttgctcaagttcggttgacaaggagagacagtgacgcgctgtggggcggggtcagctagcTGCGCGTTCTCTGGTTCCACCAACCCATCGCTTgcaattctctaatgacgtcagaagagaaggaaaagctgcgaTGTGATTTTcaacacccatttccggacaaatggagcaggagaaaaagagagaggatggtcttttatgatactgtggtgacctgtagacacactggggacagatattgatgtttaaaagacatggaaaagtgcattttgcataataggtgacctttaagacaccaagacctttaggaacaccataaaaaaaagccatgctgtgatgggatcaaaaactttagacatttggagatttctgcaagaattgcatttctcTGCAATTGTAtgacgagcacttctgttgtgtaaactgctcagaaaccccctcatCGTCAATCGTTAGAACAGAGTTCTTTTCCTCTGTCTTTGTtagctgcaaccagcagctctATAGCTCACTCTGCCGGTCGGTCGGTTGACAAAGCTTCTGAAACGCTTCATTTATATCACCAATTTTGtacgactctctttttgactgactttactgaaggatagttaactataggcatcaaaagatttatacgccctcaatttatctttacagcgctgccgttggccaccagccgctggtcggacggctggctacttagctagcttagcttgctAATACCACCATCATGCAACACAGAAAATAAGCCAAACAAATGTCCCTCATCTGGAgatagcactgtgctttcctacgctgtgaccagAGTGTGAGGATGAagcattaaaatgttaaattttactcatttagctactggctagttagctagctacctcGCTAATTCCAACatgctacagaaaatgagcccaacagCGGACAGCGCCgggtcacggtccctctgcctcactcctcgccgctaggagacgacttcaccgggaggagagaaggcgttagctagctagcttgtcagTCTCAATCAGACaatctagctagctaactaacgttatcCAGCCGTCTACTCCTCCTGAAGTAATCTCCAGCGGCGTAGGGGTCGgctaatctggtcccgttggttaatgttaactttctcaactaacactggtgatcctggagagttCTCTGGAGAATTCTGGTGCCGTTGGCATAAAACCGTACTTGACCGTTAGCTTGTGGTCTGTAGTAGCCAGCAGAGCGATGTTCTGGGCCGGACTAGCCCCATATCTGTGACCTTAGCACTTTGTACAACACATTACATGATTCAGTAACGCGACGTTCCGAGGTCACAGATAGTGTTGGTGGTTTGTGTTTAGATAGCTGCTGGCAAAAACAGTTTACATTCCCAAAAGAATGCCACCTGATTTAATAACACAGGTGAGGGTGGAGGCCAACAGTTCTCTGCTCCGTATTGCTCCGAGAGATACAGATTTGACAACAACAAATTATTAGAAGGTTAGAAAAGCAAGATTTATTGTGTTGCAGCTGTTCATTGAAGCTACATGGTGGTGACATTGGTGCAATATTACAATACAAGACTTAAAATATTTGGTATCTTTTGGATCTCTATAAGAAATTAATATAAAGTGGGGCATCTCTTTGCTCGCAGGACGTCCCATCTCTCTCCACTTTACTGTCCATATTCGGCTGTACTATCtactaaaagcaaaaaaaagagagaaagaaattaaTATAATGTTTTGTGGGTTTCAAAAATGTTGATTGTTAATGGGATAATCAACATGAGTTGATGGAGACACTGTTGGATTGAGGGATTTCTACAGCAAATTAAAGGCAGAAATTGAAGGATGGATTTTTGTCCGAAAAAATtgcaatgaaatcctttgttccaactgatcgccatatgcttctgtttgttggaTGGTGAGTGTGTATTTTTGGGGCCTTGGAACAATGGGAGTTTGTTTTTCAGGGTAACAGACTGTCGGAATAATGGGCTTCTtcagtccaatgggacatttgtCGGACTATTGGTGTTTTGGAATAAAAATGGACCATCCCTTTCTCAACACCAAGTAATGTACGACAAACAGTACTACCTCAACAATCAAATAAAGGACAATGTATGGCTTGAGATCATCCAGCAGCTGGGATATGATGAAGGTGGTAATATAcctgatatgcacttgctaacATTATTTTAGTCACGGAACGgggctagccacaacagctaatgttagcatcaAATTTGTGGTCAGATTAGTGTATGTATTGTGTACTTAACTAAGACATTCAGTGGTTTTGGCTCATTGACGAAAAATGGAACACGGCAACGCGGCTAATTTGCACCGATTTTCTGTATTTCCGCACTGTATTTTTGCATCACACTAAGAAAAGTATTCAATTCATGAatatttactgagaaacacTGATGATTTGAGCCAGGTTTCTGGGGGCTTTAAAGCTataacacatacaaacaaataaGCAAAGAAATCATGCAGAAGATTGTGTTAGAAATCGTGCTGGTTAATGTTGCAGATTGTTATTTTGACAGCATGAAATACGTTTTTATGCTGCAATCAAGCAGATGTGTCTGAAGCTTCAGGCTGACTGTTGTGGGAGTTGATGAAGTCATCTCCGAAGTTGATGATGGATTTCAGTGAGCTCAGGATCAGTGAGTCAATGTCACTGTTGAGGTCGATTTCTTCATGGTAGTTCTTCACAGGGAAGATGCAGTTCATGGGAATACCCACATCTGCACTGAACTGCTGcatctacatttaaaaaaatcacaacattTCTGTTCACAAATTACAGCTCAGAACGATTAAGACTAAGCATGGAACCAAGCCAACCATCTACGAGATGAATCATGACCATTAAAC
It includes:
- the LOC141756086 gene encoding interferon-induced protein 44-like — translated: MYAQALAANTFGDSFTKKYTTYKIPKMGPEPFYPFVFNDIRGLHPHKGVLVNDVKLAMMGHVKEGYMFSPESTLTDLRPNAFYNEHQTDNDKVHILVCVVPANTGSQVIEKTVQKIREIREEATELGIPQVAILTRIDEACPEIKDDLKNVYKIKYLKGKMEQFSVDVGIPMNCIFPVKNYHKEIDLNSDIDSLILSSMKSIINFGDDFIKFHKSQSDASVAYA